GACTCAAATTCTTCTATGGACTCAGTCAAATTAACACACTTGTGAAAGTCTGCTTCAAAGGTCGGATGCTTAAGAAACACATGGGATAGCTTCTCCTGACATTTCTTAAAGATGTGCCATTTGCAGAAACGGAGCCGGGTCTGCGGGAAAACCTGCGTGATGGCTGACTGTATCACAGGATCCTGATCAGTTGTAATTGACACTGGGGGCCGGCCTGACATTGCCATAAGCCATGTTTTGAACAGCCAAACGAATGATGCTTCAGATTCATTTATCAGAAAGgcacaaccaaacaaaacagGCTGACCGTGATGGTTCACCCCTGTGAAAGGTGCAAAGGGCAAACGGTACCTGTTAGACCTGTAGGTAGTGTCAAAAGTAACAGTATCACCAAAATAACTATAGTTCATCCTTGCCTTTGGATCAGCCCAAATGACATTTCCCATGGACTGATCGTCATCGCCCTGCACAGCATAGAAAAAGTTGTGATTATCAGCTTGCATTTGTCTCAAGTAATCCAAAAGCATCTGAATGTCCCCATCTAAGCTCTTATGGCGATTATTCCTCATGTAATTCCTACAATCCACCTCTGTAAATCCGACTTTGCTTATCCCACCATATTCCTTAATCAGCGCTGACATAATCCTCCTGGGACCCATTCCAGCAGCCTGCAAGGTATCAATCAAAGTCTTAGCAGGACCAGATATTTGCCTGTGAGAACGAAGACAATGCACCTGATCTGGCGGAACCAACTCATGATTATGATCCTTAACAAAACCAGACACCACCCATTTCCCCGAATCTTGCATCTTTACAGACAAGGATGCTTTGCACCCTACTCTAGTGATAGTCCGAGGGCGCTTAATCTCCCTATCCTTGGTGCGCTTCTCATTCAAATTCCGGAAACCCTCTTTAGCACAAACAAACTGTCTCTGTATGATTGCTCCATCGCGCCTGGAACGACGTGAGGAGCTGACACGAGTACTGAACCCAACCCGCCGTGCATACGAATTGTAAAAGGCCTTGGCAGCCTCTTCAGACTCAAATTCCATGCCGTCATATGGCTCAAGGTCCAAGAGATCCCCCTCAGGAAAGTAAATTTCACCACCACCGAAAACAATACCACCGCCACTGCCACTCCGCAGAAAAGGACTATCAACCATTTCCTCATCATCAACAGGATGCTCAATGTCTacaaaatcatcatccccaTCCCGGCCTCCCCCTCCTCCCAACCCAATATCAAACTCAATCACCTCGttatccatgtcaaaattttgaaaCGGTTTCAGATCAATTCCAATTGAATTATCTCAAGCCCCAAACCTCACACTGTTATAATCTgtataaatataaaatgagtattatgtctgtatgtatgtgtatatatatatatatatacacacccaTATACAGAATCACTGATACATAAATAAGTTCATCTACAATCTTagcgggaaaaaaaaattgaaatttcaaagtaaattctaacaaatatgtaaaaattctataaaaaagAAAGACTGACCCAGAAAGATATAGACTTTCACAAAGACTCGCATAGTCTTATTCCGCTGAGAAAGTGAACTCTTGTGAATCTTCAGCAATACTCAACCTTTAGCTTTAGCCAGTGgagtgagagaaaaaaaatggcaagttttaattagggttttcggAATAGCAGAGAAACCCTAGAACCttggtccaatttttagtgGGATTAGGAATTCAGATTTAGGGTGTTGGATTCAAATTGATCAAATTGAAGGAAATAATTGGGAAAAATACGAATAAAAAATTGGGAGTACAAGGAAAGTGA
This genomic stretch from Pyrus communis chromosome 2, drPyrComm1.1, whole genome shotgun sequence harbors:
- the LOC137725646 gene encoding protein FAR1-RELATED SEQUENCE 5-like yields the protein MDNEVIEFDIGLGGGGGRDGDDDFVDIEHPVDDEEMVDSPFLRSGSGGGIVFGGGEIYFPEGDLLDLEPYDGMEFESEEAAKAFYNSYARRVGFSTRVSSSRRSRRDGAIIQRQFVCAKEGFRNLNEKRTKDREIKRPRTITRVGCKASLSVKMQDSGKWVVSGFVKDHNHELVPPDQVHCLRSHRQISGPAKTLIDTLQAAGMGPRRIMSALIKEYGGISKVGFTEVDCRNYMRNNRHKSLDGDIQMLLDYLRQMQADNHNFFYAVQGDDDQSMGNVIWADPKARMNYSYFGDTVTFDTTYRSNRYRLPFAPFTGVNHHGQPVLFGCAFLINESEASFVWLFKTWLMAMSGRPPVSITTDQDPVIQSAITQVFPQTRLRFCKWHIFKKCQEKLSHVFLKHPTFEADFHKCVNLTESIEEFESYWLSLVDRYNLRDHEWIQMVYSARRQWVPVYLRDTFFAEMSITQRSDSMNSYFDGYVNASTNLSQFFKLYEKALESRNEKEVKADFETMNTAPVLKTPSPMEKQASELYTKKIFMRFQEELVGTLTLTASKGDDDGEIITYQVAKFGEDHKAYYVKFNVLEMMATCSCQMFEFSGLLCRHVLAVFRVTNVLTLPSHYILKRWTRNAKSSVMLEERSSDVYTNYLESHTVRYNTLRHEAFKFVDGARSSETYDIAVEALKEAGKKVAHATKHEGKSMVNGHVRGNLAGGASQAARCASGDHEGSSGQHLSEDDMDKKIRELTNELECANRKCEVYRANLLSVLKDIEDHKSQLSIKVQNIKIGMKDGL